In Flavobacterium sp. N3904, one DNA window encodes the following:
- the guaA gene encoding glutamine-hydrolyzing GMP synthase: protein MQHNVLILDFGSQYTQLIARRVRELNIFCEIFPYNHFPSDLSSYKAVILGGSPFSVRGEDAPHPDLSQIRGKLPMLAVCYGAQYLSHFSGGEVAASNTREYGRANLSYIKEDEIFFEGVSENSQVWMSHSDSIKVLPTNGVKLASTHDVEFAAYKIEGETTYAIQYHPEVFHSTDGSKMLENFLVKIAHVPQNFTPGAFVEEIVAEMKEKIGNDKVVLGLSGGVDSTVAAVLLHKAIGKNLYCIFVNNGLLRKNEFQSVLDQYEGMGLNVKGVDASQRFYDALAGVVDPELKRKAIGNAFIEVFDVESHRIEDVKWLAQGTIYPDVIESVSVKGPSATIKSHHNVGGLPDYMKLKIVEPLRMLFKDEVRRVGATLGIDPELLGRHPFPGPGLSIRILGDITLEKVQILQDVDKVFIDGLKSWGLYDKVWQAGAILLPVNSVGVMGDERTYEKVVALRAVESTDGMTADWVHLPYDFLMKVSNDIINKVKGVNRVVYDISSKPPATIEWE, encoded by the coding sequence ATGCAACACAACGTACTTATTTTAGATTTCGGATCGCAATATACACAGCTTATTGCGCGTAGAGTTCGCGAATTAAATATATTCTGCGAAATTTTTCCTTACAATCATTTTCCGAGTGATTTATCAAGTTATAAAGCCGTAATTCTTGGTGGAAGCCCTTTTTCTGTTAGAGGAGAAGATGCACCGCATCCAGATTTATCACAAATTAGAGGTAAACTGCCAATGTTAGCCGTATGTTACGGAGCGCAATATTTATCACATTTTAGTGGTGGTGAAGTAGCGGCTTCAAATACTAGAGAATATGGTAGAGCCAATTTATCTTATATAAAAGAAGACGAAATTTTCTTTGAGGGGGTTTCTGAAAACAGTCAAGTTTGGATGAGCCATAGTGATAGTATTAAAGTATTACCAACTAATGGAGTAAAATTGGCCAGTACTCATGATGTAGAATTTGCCGCTTACAAAATTGAAGGCGAAACTACGTATGCGATTCAATACCATCCTGAAGTTTTTCACTCTACAGACGGATCAAAAATGCTGGAAAATTTCTTGGTAAAAATAGCCCACGTTCCTCAAAATTTTACGCCAGGTGCTTTCGTTGAAGAAATTGTAGCTGAAATGAAAGAGAAAATCGGAAACGACAAAGTTGTTTTGGGACTTTCGGGAGGTGTAGATTCAACAGTAGCTGCAGTTTTATTACATAAAGCGATTGGCAAAAACTTGTATTGTATTTTTGTAAATAACGGATTGCTGAGAAAAAATGAATTTCAAAGTGTTTTAGATCAATACGAAGGAATGGGATTGAATGTGAAAGGAGTTGATGCTTCTCAACGTTTTTATGATGCCTTGGCTGGAGTTGTAGATCCAGAATTAAAAAGAAAAGCTATTGGAAATGCTTTTATCGAAGTTTTTGATGTTGAATCACATCGAATTGAAGATGTAAAATGGTTGGCTCAAGGAACAATTTATCCAGATGTAATTGAATCGGTTTCGGTAAAAGGACCATCTGCAACCATAAAATCGCATCATAATGTGGGTGGTTTGCCAGATTATATGAAGCTTAAAATTGTTGAACCTTTGCGTATGCTTTTTAAAGATGAAGTACGTAGAGTAGGAGCAACATTGGGAATAGATCCAGAATTATTGGGTAGACATCCTTTTCCTGGACCTGGATTGTCGATTAGAATTTTAGGAGACATTACTTTAGAGAAAGTTCAAATTTTGCAAGACGTTGATAAAGTCTTTATTGACGGATTGAAATCTTGGGGATTGTACGATAAAGTTTGGCAAGCGGGTGCCATTTTATTGCCAGTAAACAGTGTTGGAGTTATGGGTGATGAGCGTACGTATGAGAAGGTTGTAGCATTGAGAGCCGTTGAATCTACTGACGGTATGACTGCAGACTGGGTGCATTTGCCTTATGATTTCTTGATGAAAGTATCTAATGATATTATCAATAAAGTAAAAGGTGTTAATCGTGTAGTTTACGATATAAGTTCAAAACCACCAGCAACAATTGAGTGGGAATAA
- a CDS encoding DUF3179 domain-containing protein, with translation MAKKIYYFGIIGIIFFEIANVYFIMPMPGSQEMNSIDLAYFLYTWRWIFRLVFILMIFFGFKASFQKSKILSLLASVLAIGIGYATNAVMAADSMFLQTKNLKMSDASHSKIDTSRIVIGVTYKGQSRAYPIQFLGYHHQVFDTIAQKPILVTYCTVCRSGRIFEPMVNGKKESFRLVGMDHFNAMFEDKTTKSWWRQATGEAIAGKLKGQTLPELESNQMSLKQWLTLNPKSLIMQQDKDFKTEYDSLSNYESGRRKGNLTRRDTLSWKEKSWIVGITIDKQSKAYDWNDLVKKRIIYDVIQNKPIVLILANDNKSFVALERNSASQKFTLTNNALYDGKNSYTFLGKSTNPLIKKLQPIKAYQEYWHSWKTFHPLTQK, from the coding sequence ATGGCAAAAAAAATCTACTATTTTGGTATAATAGGAATCATATTCTTTGAGATTGCAAATGTTTATTTTATAATGCCAATGCCAGGAAGCCAAGAAATGAACAGTATTGATTTGGCTTATTTTTTATATACTTGGAGATGGATTTTTCGATTGGTTTTCATTCTAATGATCTTTTTTGGATTCAAAGCTTCTTTTCAAAAATCTAAAATTTTATCTCTTTTAGCGTCAGTTTTAGCAATAGGAATTGGTTACGCTACAAATGCAGTTATGGCCGCAGATTCCATGTTCTTGCAAACCAAAAATCTAAAAATGAGTGATGCTTCCCATAGCAAAATAGACACCAGTCGAATCGTTATTGGTGTCACTTACAAAGGGCAGTCCAGAGCTTATCCTATACAGTTTTTAGGATATCATCATCAAGTATTTGATACTATTGCTCAAAAACCCATACTTGTTACCTATTGTACTGTTTGCAGATCGGGACGCATTTTTGAGCCGATGGTAAATGGCAAAAAAGAAAGTTTTAGATTAGTAGGAATGGATCATTTTAACGCGATGTTTGAAGATAAAACCACCAAAAGTTGGTGGAGACAAGCCACTGGAGAAGCTATTGCCGGAAAATTAAAAGGACAAACTTTGCCGGAATTAGAGAGCAATCAAATGTCGTTGAAACAATGGCTTACTTTAAATCCCAAAAGTTTGATTATGCAGCAAGATAAAGATTTTAAAACCGAATATGATAGTTTGAGCAATTATGAATCCGGACGAAGAAAAGGAAACTTAACCCGAAGAGATACCCTTTCGTGGAAAGAAAAATCATGGATAGTTGGTATTACTATTGACAAGCAAAGCAAAGCTTATGATTGGAATGATTTAGTCAAAAAAAGGATTATTTATGATGTAATTCAAAACAAACCTATTGTTTTGATTTTAGCCAATGACAACAAAAGCTTTGTAGCACTAGAAAGAAATAGTGCGTCCCAAAAATTTACTTTGACAAACAACGCTTTATACGACGGAAAAAATAGCTATACATTTCTAGGCAAATCAACAAATCCTCTAATCAAGAAACTTCAACCTATAAAAGCCTATCAGGAATATTGGCATAGCTGGAAAACATTTCATCCCTTAACACAGAAATAA